One Carassius auratus strain Wakin chromosome 39, ASM336829v1, whole genome shotgun sequence genomic window, TCTGTTCTACAGGGAACGAGTTTTAGGAATCATTTATGCTTTAACCCTTCCATCATCAGGTTTTAAATTCATAATCTATTATCTCATCACATTTGATCAGGATTTCAAACAGATCTCACAGATCACATAAACAATAGATTTTCAGTTAAAAAAGGTGGAATTTGCCCCAGAGTAGTAGTAGtatcactgatgtgtgtgtgtgtgtgtgtgttacaggagaCGGAGATAGACAACATTCATCAGCTGGTTGTTGGTGCCACAGAAAATGTGAAAGAAGGAAATGAAGATATTAGAGAGGTAAGAAAACTAATAAAACACTCATATCACAGTATTTTAATGTGAGCGTGGCATAAACTCAGCATCTGTATGTGCTTCCAGTGTCTGTCACTTACAGTTGTCCTTGATAAATCAcatctgtggtgtgtgtgtgtgtgtgtgtgtgtgtgtgtcaggcgatCAAGAACAACGCTGGGTTCCGCGTCTGGATTCTGTTCTTCCTGGTCATGTGCTCGTTCTCACTTCTGTTTCTGGACTGGTACGACGGCTGAGCCACGGACcggaccctgtgtgtgtgtgtgagagagagagaaagagcgagtgTGAGAGAGCGCGTGTGACAGtgcgtgagagtgagagagtgcgtgtgtgagagtgattgagagtgagcgtgtgagagtgagcgtgtgtgagagtgagcgtgtgtgagagtgagcgtgtgtgagagtgcgtgCGAGAGAGTGATTGAGAGTGCGTGCGAGAGAGTGCGTGCGAGAGAGTGATTGAGAGAGTgcgtgagagtgtgagagtttgtgtgagagagtgcgtgtgagagagtgatTGAGAGAGTGCGTgagagtgagcgagtgtgagagCGCGTGTGACCGTGCG contains:
- the LOC113058108 gene encoding syntaxin-18, with the protein product MFEQENQRLVGEMNSLLDEVRQIEGKVVEISRLQEIFSEKVLQQETEIDNIHQLVVGATENVKEGNEDIREAIKNNAGFRVWILFFLVMCSFSLLFLDWYDG